The Oceanicaulis alexandrii DSM 11625 DNA segment TAGGCGGGCGCCGCCAGCGGCAGGGCCAGCAGCCATTCAAAGACAGAGCGCGCAAAGAACCGGTACCGCGCCACCAGCCAGGCCAGCGGCACGCCGATCAGGCCCGCGCTGAATGCGGCGACACCGGTGACCAGCGCCGTATGGCCCAGATAGGCGGGCAGGCGGGTGCGCGCGATATGCGCCATGTAATCTGTCCAGGGGCCAAAAACGCCAAGCGCCGCAACCGCCAGAAGCGGTGCGGCGCAGATCAGAGCGGCGACAAGGGCCGGCCGGACCGGATTGAACTGGGCGCGGCTTGCGATCACGGCCAGCCGACGCGGTCGAAGATGCGTTGGGCTTCGCCGGCGTTCTCGCCGAGCGCGTCCACATTCACATCATCTGACGCATAGGCGCCGAAGGCGTCCAGCACGTCATTGTCATACGTGACGTCTGCGATCACCGGATACTCGTTGGTCAGCTCGGCGAAGGCGCGCTGGGAGTCTTCGGTCAACAGATATTCTAGAAAGGCGATCGCGTTCTCGCGATGCGGCGCATTGGCGGCCAGACCGGCGCCGGACACGTTCACATGGGCGCCGCCCTCGCCAAGGCCGGCGAAGACAACGCCGATCTGGTCCGCTATCTCCTGATCGCCCGGATCCTCAGAGCGCATGATCCGCGCAAGATAGTAATGGTTGATGATGGCCACATCGCATTCGCGCGCAGCGACGGCGCGGATCTGGTCGGTGTCGCCGCCCTGGGGCGGGCGCGCCAGATTGCTGACCACGCCTTCAGCCCAGGCTTCAGCGGCGTCTGCGCCTTGCTGGGCCACCATGGCCGCCAGAAGCGACTGATTGTAGACATTGTTGGACGAGCGCACGCAGATCCGGCCCGCCCATTCCGGCGCCGTCAGGTCGCTGAAATTATTGATCAGGGATGGGTCCACACGATCCTTGGCGTAGGCGATGACGCGAACCCGGCTGGCGAAGCCGAACCAGTCGCCATCGGGCTGGCGCAGATTGGCGGGCACCGCTTGCAAGGTGTCAGCAAGTTCGGGCGCGGGCTGGAACAGCCCCGCTTCATCGGCGCGCCAGAGCCGGCCTGCATCCACCGTGATCACCACGTCCGCCTGGGAGCGGTCGCCATCGGCGCGTACGCGCTCGATCAGCAAATCACCCGGCGCTTCAATGACATTGACCGCAATCCCGGTCTCCTCAGTGAAGGCGGCGTAGACCTGATCGTCAGACGCGTAATGCCGCGCCGTATAGACATTCACCACTTCGCCGTCAGGTGATCCCGACGGGCTGCAGGCGCCCAGAGCCGTCAGACCCATCAGTCCGGCGAAAAGGCTTGAGCAGGCTGAGGCGAGTTTCATGACGTGTCCTTGGTGCTGCGAGCAGGCATATAGACGCCTCTCAGGTCCGGGGAAGCCTCTCACTGCCATTTCTGAGAACGTTTCGCAAGTGCGACTGCCAGCCGCATCTTCAGTTGTTCGGCGATTGCGGGCTTTTCGAGACGGAGTGACGTTCCGGAGTCAGCGCCTGTCACCGTCAGCTGTTCCATCGTCATGGCGCTGAGCGTTTTGAGCAGGCTCGCGGCGACGCATCTGATCTCCACGGAGGGCTCCCGATCCTTTACTGTCGCCGGTGCTCTAGGAGAATCTGATGACGTCAGCGACACACCCGGCGAGCCCTGAGTTCGCATTCCGACCGACTGCGCGTTTCGCAGGCGTGCTCTATCTCGCCATTATCGTCTTGGGACTGGTCAGCGAAGTCTTGCTTCGCGGACCGGTGTTGGCTGGCGGGGCGGACGGCTTGAACCTCGCTTCGGCTCTGCCGCTCAGGCAAAGCCTGGTGGCGGACGCGCTGATGGTGATGGCTGATCTGGGGGTGGCGGTGCTGCTCTACCGGTTGCTCGCTCCGTACGGCGCCGGGCTGGCGTTGGCGGCGCTGATGTTCCGCGGCGCCCAGGCGATGGTCATCAGCGCTAATCTGCTCTTCCAGGTGCGCGCCGTGCAGCTGCTCGACGCAGGCGCGCCTTCATCCGAGGTGATCGGACTGCTGGGCGTTCAGGCGATCGGCTATGATCTGGGACTCGCCTTTTTCGGGGTGAATTGCCTTCTGACGGCGCTTCTGCTGATCCGGGCCCGTGCGTTGCCGGTTTGGCTGGCGGGGCTGATCGGCGTGTCAGGGCTTGTCTATCTGACCGGAACAGGGCTGCGTCTTCTGGCGCCGGAGGCCTATGACAGCTTCGCGCTGGCCTATCTGGTCCCCGTGGCGGGGGAGAGCCTGTTTGCGCTTTATCTGCTGATTGCGGGCGGGCGCTGGGTCAGGCCCTGAGCCGAATAGCAAAAACCCCGGCTCGGTTGAGCCGGGGTTCGCGCCTCTTCAGGCATATTGGTGGGCGATACAAGGATCGAACTTGTGACCCCTTCGGTGTGAACGAAGTGCTCTACCGCTGAGCTAATCGCCCTCAAGAGGCGCGGGTTTTATGCCGGGGACTCAATAGGGTCAAGCGGGCGGGCGCAGGAAACGCAGACTCGATGCAGATCGGGCGCAGCCGGGCTTCTGCTAAGTTACAGAAATTCCTCGGTTGCATAATTTTTTTTCGAAAAAGTGGCCCGTCATACTTTCGTCAAGAAGAAATATCACTTATAGACCCGCGTCTCGCTACAGGGCTGTCTCAGTCTGTAGCTAACAAATCCAAATGATAATGAACCCTACGCACGCGAGCTGCTGCGCGTGTTTGAAGGAGGTTTCTCCCCCATGGCCACCAACGACTTCTGCACCCGTGAAGGTGCGCTCCGCCTCAAAGAACGTATCGAAGCATACTGGAAAGAGCGCGGCTACGACGTGAACATTGAACTGACCGAAGCCGGCTTCATGCCGGCCATGCGTTCGGCGCGCACCGATGTGCGCTCCAACATGGTCAACGGCATGCCGCGCCCGGCGAACGACCGTTCTTCCGAGCGCCGCAGCGCCTAAGCGCTTTTGCGTGTGACGATCAGCTCGGCCAACAGGTCGGGCAACACGCCATACGCCGCAAAAAGCCGGTCCGCACCCAGCGTGCGGGCCGGCTTTTCGCTATAACCGCCCTCGAATATCACTGACCCGGCGCCCGCCGCTTTCGCCGCCAGGGCATCGGGTTCTGAATCCCCTACCAGAACGCACGCATGGTCGATGGGCTCTCCGCCCACAGCGACCAACAGGTGCGAGGCGTCCGGTTTCTTGGCTGGCGCATCTTCCGGTCCGATCACCCGTTCGAATCGGTGGCGCATGTTCAGCGCGTCCAGCAAGGGAATCGCCAGCTGAGTCGGTTTGTTGGTGCAGACCGACAACCGCGCCCCCGCCGCCGCCAGCGAATCGAGCGCCGCCTCAACGCCCGCAAACGGTCGTGAATGGCGGGCGATGTCTGCGCGATAGGCGTCCAGAAACACCGTCAGCCTGTCGGTCACCAGCTCCGCGTCCGGCGACGGGCGTCCCTCACGCTCGAAAGCGCGCTCGATCAGGGCGCGGGCGCCGCGGCCCACCATGGCGCGCACATCCTCAAGCGGCACCGGATCGAACCCCAAAGGCCCGACGCTTTCATTGAGCGCCCGCACCAGATCGGGCGCCGTGTCCACCAGCGTGCCGTCAAGGTCAAAGGCGATCCGGGCGCCGTTCAGATTGGTATGCATGGGCTCTCACATTGGGTTTCAGAGGCATCAGAGAATGTGACGCGTCTGTGCGGTCGCGTCTTCTGTCTTGATAGGCTATAGCGCTCAGGCGTGAAAAACGCTGCAGATTCCTCACTACGGAGCCCGGCTCATGTCCTCTCGCCCCCGCGCCGCAATCATCCTCGCCGCCGGCCATGGCAAGCGTATGAAATCGGCGATGGCCAAGCCGCTCCACGCGATTGCGGGCCGCTCCATGCTCGACTGGTCGCTGGCGCTGGCGGACGCGGTGAAGGCGGACCGGAAAGTGGTGGTCTGGGGCGCGCATGCGCCGGAGGTGAAAACCCAGGCTGAGGCGGCAGGTGCGGAGACCGCTGTGCAGGACCCGCCCCAGGGCACCGGTCATGCCGTGCAACAGGCGCAAGACGCGCTGTCCGGCTTTGAGGGCGATGTGATCGTGCTCTACGCTGATACCCCGCTGATCCAGCCCGAAACCGTTGAGCGCGTGTTTGACGCGCTTGGAGAGGGCGCGGCGGTGTCCGTTTTGGGCTTCGAGCCGGACGCGCCGGGCGGCTATGGCCGTCTGATCGAGAACGCCGAGGGCGGGCTTGAGGCGATTGTCGAGGCCAAGGACGCCAGCGCGGACGAGCTGAAGGTCCGCTTGTGCAATTCCGGCGTTCTGGCCATGCCCGCCGAACTCATGTTCGAGTTGTTGGGCGAGGTGACCAATGAGAACGCCAGCGGCGAGTATTACCTCACCGATCTTGTGGGGCTGGCGCGCGGACGCGGCCTGCCCGCAAAAGCGGTGAAGGCGGATGCGGATGAGGTGCTGGGCGTGAACTCGCGCGTGGACCTCGCCGACGCTGAAGCGGCGTTTCAGGCCCGCGCCCGACACAGCGCGATGGTGGAGGGGGTGACCCTGATCGCGCCCGAAACCGTCTTTTTCAGCCATGACACAATGATCGAGAACGATGTGGTGATCGAACCCCATGTGGTGTTCGGGCCGGGCGTGGTGGTGAAATCCGGCGCCCGCATTCGCGCCTATTCCCACCTGGAAGGCGCTGAAGTGCATGGCGGCTGCGAGGTTGGTCCCTATGCCCGCCTGCGTCCGGGGGCTGTGCTGAAGGCCGGCGCCAAGGTCGGCAATTTCGTCGAAGTGAAAAAAGCGGTGCTGGGAGAGGGCGCAAAAGCGAACCACCTTTCCTATATCGGAGATGCGAGCGTGGGCGCGAAGGCCAATATCGGCGCGGGCACGATCACGTGTAATTATGACGGGTTTCTCAAGCACCAGACGGTGATCGGGGCGGGCGCCTTTATTGGCTCCAATTCGTCTCTGGTGGCGCCGGTCAGTATTGGCGAGGGCGCGATGACCGGATCGGGCAGCGTGATCACCGATAGCGTGCCCGATGATGCGCTTGCGGTGTCGCGCGCCAAGCAGATGAACAAAGAGGGCTGGGCGGCGCGTTTCAGACGCGCCATGTCCGCTAAAAAAGACAAGATCAAGAAGGGATAGCCATGACCGAGCTTCTAGACCGCCTCAAGGACAAGGCTCTGCTCAAGACCCAGTCCTTCATCAACGGCGCCTGGGTCGAGGGGAAGCCCTGGATCGAGGTGACCAGCCCGTCAAACCGGTCGGTGCTGGCGCAGATGAGCGATGTGGGCGCCAAGGGTGCGGAAGACGCGATCGACGCCGCCGCTGAAGCCTTCAAGACCTGGAAGAACACTTCGGTGTTTGAGCGGGCGGCGCTGGTGAAGAAATGGCATGACCTGATCCTCGAGCACGCCGACGATCTGGGGCATCTGATCACGGCGGAAATGGGAAAACCCTTCCCTGAAGCGCGCGGCGAAGTGGTGTATGGCGCAGGCTTTGTGGATTGGTCGGCTGAAGAGGCCAAGCGGTCCCATGGCGAGACCATCCAGACCCCGTTCCCGGGCTCGCGTGGCTGGACGATCCATCAGCCGATCGGCGTTGTCGCCTGCATCACGCCGTGGAACTTCCCCTCGGCCATGATCACCCGCAAATGCGCTCCGGCGCTGGCGGCCGGCTGCACCGTGGTGGTGAAACCCGCGCCGGAAACGCCGCTGTCCGCCCTGGCGTTGGCCGAACTGGCCAAGCGCGCAGGTTTTCCGGACGGCGTTTTCAACGTCATTACCGGCGACGCCCCGGCCATCGGCGATGTCTTCACCCAGTCCGACAAGGTGCGCATGGTGGGCTTCACTGGCTCCACGCCGGTGGGCAAGCTGCTGATGAAGCAGGCTTCGAGCACGGTGAAGCGTGTGGCGCTGGAGCTGGGCGGCAACGCGCCTTTCCTGATCATGGATGATGCGGACATCGAAAAAGCGGCTGACGGCGTCATCGCGTCGAAATTCCGCGCGTCTGGCCAGACCTGCGTGTCGGCGAACCGGATCATCGCTCACGCCCCTATCGCGGATAAATTGATCGCGGCGCTGAAAGAGCGCATTTCGGCCATCAAGGTGGGCGACGGGCTGACCGAAGGCGTCACCGTCGGCCCGCTGATCCATGACGAGGCGGTCGCCCGCGTCGACAAGCTGGTCGAGAACGCGCGCGAGCGTGGCGCCGTCATCCATACGGGCGGCAAGTCGCTGGCGGATGAGCTGGGCGGGTCCTTCTATGCGCCGACCCTGATCGAGGGCGGCACGGATTTCGAGCTGGAGCTGGCGTGTTTTGAAATCTTCGGCCCGGTCTGCGCAGTGTACCGCGTGGACTCTGAGGACGAGATGATCGAGCTGGCCAACTCAACGCCCTACGGCCTTGCGGCTTATGTCTACACACGCGATGTGGGCCGGGTGCACCGGATCTCCGAAGCGCTTGATTTCGGCATGATCGGGGTCAACGCGCCTATGGTGGGCTCGCCCGCCACACCGTTCGGCGGCGTCAAGGAATCCGGCATCGGCCGTGAGGGCGGCAAATGGGGCGTTGAAGAATTCACCGAGCTGAAATTCGTGCTGCTGTCAGGAGTGGATCAATGAGCGCGGTCGAAGACAAAACCCGGGCTGCCGAAGCGGCGCTTGAATTCATTGAAGACGGCATGACGCTGGGCCTGGGTTCGGGCTCGACCGCAGACATCTTCGTGCGGCTGCTGGGCGCGGCGCTGGAAAGCGGCTCGCTGAACAATGTCAAAGGCGTGCCCACGTCCGAGAACACGGCGCGGGTCGCGCGCGAGGCCGGAGTGCCGCTGATTGAGGTGGATCAGGCCGACAGGATCGACATCACGGTGGACGGCGCAGACGAGGTGGACGGCCGCTTCCGGCTGATCAAAGGCGGCGGCGGTTGCCTGCTGCGTGAAAAGATCATCGCCCACGCCTCTGACCTGATGGTGGTCGTGGTGGACGAGACCAAGCTGGTGGAGACGCTGGGCGCGTTCGCCCTGCCGGTGGAGGTGGATCCGTTCGGCTTCACCATCACCGCCAAGAAAGTCTATGACGCGCTGACGGCGGCCGGCGTGGTGCGCCCGGACGTGAAGCTGCGCTGCCGGGGCGATGGCAATGATCCGTTCGTCACCGATGGCGGCCATTACATTCTCGATTGCGCCTGCAAGGCGCTGGCGGATCCCGAACAGGTCGCGGCGCGCCTGAACGCCATCCCCGGCGTGGTCGAGCACGGCCTGTTCATCAATCTCGCCCGCGCCGTCATCGTCGGCGAGGAAGAGGGCGCCCGGGTGCTGGAGCTTTAGGGGTCAGCCTTCCCAGCGGCTCATGCGCGGGGCTTTGCGGGGGCGTTCGGCGGCGTCGATCCGGGGTGTTCCCACATAGATGAAGCCCGCCACGCGTTCGCCCGGCAGCAGGCCGAGCGCGGCTTTCATGGGTTTGTCGTACGCGTACCATTCGGTCAGCCATTGCGCGCCAAAGCCCATGGCGCCCGCCGCGATCAGCAGGTTTTGACACACAGCGCCTGCAGACAGAATCTGTTCCCATTCGGGAATTTTGTGAGTTTCGTCCGTGTCTGACACCACGGCGATGACCAGCGGGGCGCGTTCGAAGCGCGTGCGTTCCAGCTCCAGTCGTTCGGCTGGCGCATCGGGCTCGATTTCGCGAAAGCGCGCCTCGAGCTTTTGACCGAACACGGTTCGCGATTCGCCTTCAAACACGATGAAACGCCAGGGGAAGAGCTTGCCGTGATCAGGCGTGCGCGCGCCGATTCGGATCAGGGTTTCGATCTGATCGGCGCTGGGGCCGGGTTCGCCCATATCCTTGGCCAGGGTCGAGCGTCGTCGCGCCAGGCGGGTCAGCATCTCCGCATTCGGAGCGGGAGCGGTCAGACTGTCGCCGGGATTGGGGAAGTCGGGTGAGGGAAAAGACGCCATGATCTGCCTTCGGATCGTAAGTGAATTTTGACCGTATACGTGAAACGCCGCTATACGTTGTAGCCTAGCACGTCCGGATCAAGTCGGCGCCTGCCCGATGCAGGCTTGGACCGGTCGGGCGAACGATGAAAGTTGGGGATTTGACAATCAACGCCGTTACCGAAGACGCGCTCAGCCCGGCGGAACGCCGCCGCCGCAAAGTGCGCGATGCGATCATCCATGCTGCCGAAACGATCTTTACCGAAGAGGGAGAGGCGGGGCTGTCCATGCGCCGCATCGCAGAGCGCATCGATTACTCGCCGGCGGCGCTCTACAAGTATTTCGATTCCAAGGAAGCCCTGTTCCGCGAGATCCGTGAAAGCTTTTTCGAGCGTCTGCATGACCGGATGAAAGCGGTGAGCGAAGCGGTCGATGACGGCCCGATGCTGGGGACCGCCTGTATTCGCGCCTATGTCGAGACAGGGCTGGAACAGCCCGGTCACTACAAGCTGGCCTTCTCGTCCTTCCCTGATATCGACGACAATCCCGAAGAAACTTACGCCTATGCCGCTGCGGAGTTTCTCGATCAGATGATCAAGCAAGGCATGGAGCAGGGCTGGTTCCGTTCGGTGGATTTGAAGCTCGCTGCGAAATCCGTCTGGGCTTCAGCCCATGGTCTGA contains these protein-coding regions:
- a CDS encoding Fe(3+) ABC transporter substrate-binding protein is translated as MKLASACSSLFAGLMGLTALGACSPSGSPDGEVVNVYTARHYASDDQVYAAFTEETGIAVNVIEAPGDLLIERVRADGDRSQADVVITVDAGRLWRADEAGLFQPAPELADTLQAVPANLRQPDGDWFGFASRVRVIAYAKDRVDPSLINNFSDLTAPEWAGRICVRSSNNVYNQSLLAAMVAQQGADAAEAWAEGVVSNLARPPQGGDTDQIRAVAARECDVAIINHYYLARIMRSEDPGDQEIADQIGVVFAGLGEGGAHVNVSGAGLAANAPHRENAIAFLEYLLTEDSQRAFAELTNEYPVIADVTYDNDVLDAFGAYASDDVNVDALGENAGEAQRIFDRVGWP
- a CDS encoding DUF4386 domain-containing protein, whose protein sequence is MTSATHPASPEFAFRPTARFAGVLYLAIIVLGLVSEVLLRGPVLAGGADGLNLASALPLRQSLVADALMVMADLGVAVLLYRLLAPYGAGLALAALMFRGAQAMVISANLLFQVRAVQLLDAGAPSSEVIGLLGVQAIGYDLGLAFFGVNCLLTALLLIRARALPVWLAGLIGVSGLVYLTGTGLRLLAPEAYDSFALAYLVPVAGESLFALYLLIAGGRWVRP
- a CDS encoding phosphoglycolate phosphatase; the protein is MATNDFCTREGALRLKERIEAYWKERGYDVNIELTEAGFMPAMRSARTDVRSNMVNGMPRPANDRSSERRSA
- a CDS encoding HAD hydrolase-like protein; this translates as MHTNLNGARIAFDLDGTLVDTAPDLVRALNESVGPLGFDPVPLEDVRAMVGRGARALIERAFEREGRPSPDAELVTDRLTVFLDAYRADIARHSRPFAGVEAALDSLAAAGARLSVCTNKPTQLAIPLLDALNMRHRFERVIGPEDAPAKKPDASHLLVAVGGEPIDHACVLVGDSEPDALAAKAAGAGSVIFEGGYSEKPARTLGADRLFAAYGVLPDLLAELIVTRKSA
- the glmU gene encoding bifunctional UDP-N-acetylglucosamine diphosphorylase/glucosamine-1-phosphate N-acetyltransferase GlmU; protein product: MSSRPRAAIILAAGHGKRMKSAMAKPLHAIAGRSMLDWSLALADAVKADRKVVVWGAHAPEVKTQAEAAGAETAVQDPPQGTGHAVQQAQDALSGFEGDVIVLYADTPLIQPETVERVFDALGEGAAVSVLGFEPDAPGGYGRLIENAEGGLEAIVEAKDASADELKVRLCNSGVLAMPAELMFELLGEVTNENASGEYYLTDLVGLARGRGLPAKAVKADADEVLGVNSRVDLADAEAAFQARARHSAMVEGVTLIAPETVFFSHDTMIENDVVIEPHVVFGPGVVVKSGARIRAYSHLEGAEVHGGCEVGPYARLRPGAVLKAGAKVGNFVEVKKAVLGEGAKANHLSYIGDASVGAKANIGAGTITCNYDGFLKHQTVIGAGAFIGSNSSLVAPVSIGEGAMTGSGSVITDSVPDDALAVSRAKQMNKEGWAARFRRAMSAKKDKIKKG
- a CDS encoding NAD-dependent succinate-semialdehyde dehydrogenase, with protein sequence MTELLDRLKDKALLKTQSFINGAWVEGKPWIEVTSPSNRSVLAQMSDVGAKGAEDAIDAAAEAFKTWKNTSVFERAALVKKWHDLILEHADDLGHLITAEMGKPFPEARGEVVYGAGFVDWSAEEAKRSHGETIQTPFPGSRGWTIHQPIGVVACITPWNFPSAMITRKCAPALAAGCTVVVKPAPETPLSALALAELAKRAGFPDGVFNVITGDAPAIGDVFTQSDKVRMVGFTGSTPVGKLLMKQASSTVKRVALELGGNAPFLIMDDADIEKAADGVIASKFRASGQTCVSANRIIAHAPIADKLIAALKERISAIKVGDGLTEGVTVGPLIHDEAVARVDKLVENARERGAVIHTGGKSLADELGGSFYAPTLIEGGTDFELELACFEIFGPVCAVYRVDSEDEMIELANSTPYGLAAYVYTRDVGRVHRISEALDFGMIGVNAPMVGSPATPFGGVKESGIGREGGKWGVEEFTELKFVLLSGVDQ
- the rpiA gene encoding ribose-5-phosphate isomerase RpiA encodes the protein MSAVEDKTRAAEAALEFIEDGMTLGLGSGSTADIFVRLLGAALESGSLNNVKGVPTSENTARVAREAGVPLIEVDQADRIDITVDGADEVDGRFRLIKGGGGCLLREKIIAHASDLMVVVVDETKLVETLGAFALPVEVDPFGFTITAKKVYDALTAAGVVRPDVKLRCRGDGNDPFVTDGGHYILDCACKALADPEQVAARLNAIPGVVEHGLFINLARAVIVGEEEGARVLEL
- a CDS encoding nitroreductase family protein encodes the protein MASFPSPDFPNPGDSLTAPAPNAEMLTRLARRRSTLAKDMGEPGPSADQIETLIRIGARTPDHGKLFPWRFIVFEGESRTVFGQKLEARFREIEPDAPAERLELERTRFERAPLVIAVVSDTDETHKIPEWEQILSAGAVCQNLLIAAGAMGFGAQWLTEWYAYDKPMKAALGLLPGERVAGFIYVGTPRIDAAERPRKAPRMSRWEG
- a CDS encoding TetR/AcrR family transcriptional regulator; this encodes MTINAVTEDALSPAERRRRKVRDAIIHAAETIFTEEGEAGLSMRRIAERIDYSPAALYKYFDSKEALFREIRESFFERLHDRMKAVSEAVDDGPMLGTACIRAYVETGLEQPGHYKLAFSSFPDIDDNPEETYAYAAAEFLDQMIKQGMEQGWFRSVDLKLAAKSVWASAHGLTQLAVAIPQFPCSLPVFSDEERAPDELTDEYVRAELDRLIRFHGEVILRGLGTTRLVDRLDAGERF